The window TCCTGGTAATTTAATCCTAACTGTGTAAGATCAAGTGAAACTGAATTCTTGTCCAGTATCCGCAGGACAATACTTTCTCCATGTTTGGTAGGTAATGTGGAGATGCGAATGTCAACATGGTGACCTCTTATTGTTACATGTGCATGGCCATCCTGAGGTACTCTCTTTTCCGCTATGTCCATGTTTCCCATCACCTTGAGTCTTGAAACAATGCCGTTTGCAAAGTGTGGGGGGACAGGTATCTCATCAAGCAGCATACCGTCAACTCTGAAACGGACATGGAACTCATTTTCAAAGGTTTCAAAATGGATGTCGCTTGCCTTATCTGAGATTGCCTGCAAAAGTATTAAATTGACGAAACTTTTAACTGGTGCATTATCGACCAGGTCTTCAAGATCTCCAATCTCTTGAGATTCTTTGGTTTTACTCATTTTCTTTTCAGGAGTATAGTGCTCAAATGTATCCATGAGTTCTTCGATGGATTCATGTTCTCCCGGATAGTATCTATCCAGGCAGTTTGAAATCAACTCCTGCTCAGCCAGGACAGCCTTGAGATTATACTTGAGTAAGAATCTCAGGTCATCCATCTGTTCCATATTGAGAGGTTCTTCCTGTGCTAACGAAAGGGTATACCCATCGTAAGCTATGGGAAGGACTCGATAAAGCTGCGCAATTGAAGGTGGAATCTTTTCAATGATATCCGGTTTCAGTTCAACTCTTCTGAGGTCAACAACCTCCATGTCAAGATAATCACTTAAGGCTTCCAATATTAACTGGTGTGAGGTTACGCCGGACTCTACTAATGTTTTCCCCAGTGACTTACCGTTAAGTTGCTGCATTTCGAGTGCTTTTTCTATCTGGATTTCATTTACCAGTCTCTTTTCCAGCAGGATCTGTCCAAATAATTTTTTTCGCACTTCCTTTATGCTCATGCCTGTTCCTTAATCGTTTGATACTCTCTTGATCTCTTCCAGGGTTGTAATTCCGGCACGGACCAGTCTCAATCCATCTTCCTTTAATGTTGTCATTCCTTCAGAATGAGCGATCTTTCGTAATTCGTTTGTCGGCACTTTTCTGTGAATAGCCTCCCTTAATTCGGGAGTCAAAGACAGAAACTCAAATATCCCTACCCTTCCAAAATAACCGGTGTTGTTACAATAGTTGCATCCCTGCCCGTGAAAAGATAGTGAACCGTCAAAATCCTCTGTGGTAAACCCGAGATCATTTAAGCTCTCTTTTTCCATGTTCTGTGGGACTTTACATGAGGGGCATATGACTCTCACGAGGCGTTGAGCCAGTATTGCGTTAATGGATGCTGATAAGAGAAAGGGTTTTATTCCCATTTCAGTCAGCCGTGTTATCGCTGAAGGGGCATCATTTGTATGGAGTGTGCTTAATACAAGGTGTCCTGTTAATGATGTTGAAACGGCTATTTCTGCTGTCTCAATATCACGTATTTCACCAACAACTATCACGTTTGGGTCTTGACGGAGCATGGAACGCAGGATTTTAGAAAAAGTCAGTCCTACCTTTTCTTTAACTTCACACTGATTAATTCCTCTCAGATCATATTCTATAGGATCTTCCACGGTAATTATTTTATATTGTTTCGGATTGATTTCATTTATGGCCGCATAGAGCGTGGTCGTTTTTCCGCTACCGGTAGGACCGGTGATCAAAATGATACCGTTCGGCCTGCTTAATAACTCTTTTACATGGCGGTGATTATGTTCTGAAAGACCGACATTATTCAGTTGAATGAGTGAAGATGATTTATCCAATAACCTCATTGTAATACTTTCGCCGCATGTGGAAGGTATGGTACTGACCCTGATATCAGTCTGCTTTCCTTCAACATTTACTGAGATTCTCCCATCCTGGGGTTTTCTTGTTTCGGTTATGTCCATATTTGAGAGTATCTTTATCCTGCAGACCAACGCCTCATGTACGTTTTTCGTAATAGTATGCATATCATGACATACACCATCAATCCGGAATCGTATATTAATATTAGTCGACAACGGTTCAATATGTATGTCGCTGGTTCTCGTCTTGACAGCCTCTTTAAAAATATGCATGACAAGTCTCACAATGGGTGATTCCGAATCATCCAGCCCCTCAGCACCGAAGTGGCTATTCTGGGAGGCCTTGAGCGCTAACCCCTTGAGATCATTGCAGATATCTCCTAGCATGAGTTCCGTATTCTTTTCATAGTATTTCTTTATGGCGTTCTCAATATTATCGCTCGTTGCCAGAACACACTCTATGTCATAATCAAGGATAAAACGCAGGTTTTCCTGGGTGTTAATATCAAGCGGGTCGCTTGTTGCCACAATAAGAAGCCCATTTTGTCTTGCAATAGGTATGATATTATATTGTTTTACGATATCTTTTTTAATAATGTTTATAACGTCATCGGGAATAGCGATAGCCAGAGGATCAACAACTTTATAATCAAACTGTTCCGCAAGACAATTGGTAATATGTTCAGCGTTAGCAAAGCCCATCTTTATTATCACATCACCCAATCTGGCAGACAGCATCTTCTGTTGCTCCAATGCCTTATCCAGCTGTTCCTGGGTAATAAATCCCTTTTCTTTCAGTATTTGTCCGATTGCTTTTCGTGTGGTCTTCATTTCGATACAAGTATACCCCTGGCTGCAGGATTAATCTGAAGGACATATTTGATGATTGTGCGTTGGTATACTAAAACCGATTTGGTTTTCGGTTTTACCGGCAACCAAATCCTGGTTGCAGTTATACTCGCTCAATTTTATCTCGGATTTTATCCGAAAACCATTGTAAGATGAGTATAATACAGAATTAACCTCTCTTTCCACCTCTCTCAATGGTACAGGAGACGTTCCTTTATTATTCTGGAGAAGAGAAGAGTCGTTATGAGTTCAAAAGATTTCAACGAATGGATCCGCCTGCAATCCCTGTTTTGTGTTCCCGGGTGAATATTTTTCTCTCCAGAAGTACTATCGGCTGATCTGCAGGTTTTTTATACATATAATTTTTCTTGGTGACATGAATGGGAACGGCAAAAGATAACCAAAATATTCAATTACCCTCATATCATGATGGTTTTTCGGAAAAAATCCGGGGAAAAACGGAGAGAGTAAAGTCCTCGGCGCCTGGTTTGTCCGGGGATACCTGCAATCAGGCGGTTAGAAAAATCTAAAAGCAAATCGGTTTTAGTATACTTGATTTCCCGGTCTCGGGAGGAGATGAGTCTATACCGGTGCAGGATAAAAGGTTCAAGGGTAAGGTCTCAGAAAAAACAGCCCGGTATTCACTCCTGTCCCCGCCGGAAATATTGTCTCCCGCCCGGAAGAATCAGTTCGGCAGCCACCATCCGCCGGCCGCTCGGCCCGATCTGATCTTCCAGACCTGGTAAAAGCAATTTGCAGGGAATAGAGAAGCGGGAATCTAGAGTTTTGTCCATTTCTCTGTTTCGAGGTAATTCGAATGACAATCGGGAATTAATGAACGATAACCCTGTTTTTCCCCTGGGTTTTTGCCTGGTAAAGCACGGTATCTGCAGCCGTAATCAGAAATTCAGGGGAGCTGTTTTCCTGCGGGGTGTCAGGGGTAAACCCTGCCAGCCCGAAACTTGCCGTAACCTGTATCTCTTTCTCCTCAATTCTCATGGTTTTTTGAGCAATATTTTCGCAGATCCTTTTTGCTAAAAAGGAGGCACCCTCGATTCCTATTTCCGGAAGGACAAGTAAAAACTCTTCGCCTCCGTAACGGACAAGCCAGTCCAGGCCTTGCCTGATAGTGTCGTTTATCGTTTGAGCAAAAAGTATTAATACCTGATCTCCGGTTACGTGCCCGTGCGTATCGTTAATTTTCTTGAAATTATCTATGTCACACATGATAATCGACAGCGAATGTCTGTATCTCCTCGCTCTTTTGATCTCATTGTTTAGATGTGCATTCATATAGGTACGGTTGAAGCATCCGGTAAGAGCATCGGTTATCGATAATCTCAGATTCTTTTTATCGTGTTCCCGTTCCAGCAGAGACTGTTTATTATATTCAATTCCATCATTAATTGCCGCAATGAGGGTTTTTGGATCGCAGGGTTTGGTCAGAAACCGAAAGATGTTTCCCTGGTTTACTGCATCTATGGCTTTCTGGAGTTCGGCCTTGCCGGTAAGGATTATGCATGCACAGTCAGGATTTATCTCCTTGACAGAGGAGAGGAACTGGAGCCCGTTCATGACCGGCATCTGGAGGTCGGAAACAACAACAGAAAAAACCCCGTCGTTGGCAACTTTTGTCAACCCCTGTTCACTTCCAAGGGCGGTATCGATGCTGAATAATTTTTTCAGCATACGTTTGTATGACATTAATATGTTTGGCTCGTCATCCACAAAAAGAACTTTATCATTCATCGGCATCTCCCTTTTTTTATAACGTATGCTGTTCCCCAATTTTGAAAAAAATATCTCTCTCGTGTTAAAATTATGCCTTTCGATTGCAGCCACTTATTCACGGTTACCATCCCTTCCCGATAATGAACCTGTGGAGGACGGAAACACACATCAGTGAGGCAGCAAATATTTTGTTCCTGCTTCAGGATACCTACCCTTTAAAATGATACTGACCGGACTGCTGTAAGCAGAAATCAATCTCCCGGAGCCGATAAGCTTTCTTCTGCTTTTAAAAGAAAGCCGGAAAGAATTGCCTTCGTGTCAATATCCATATGAATAAATTCTATGCCCAGACCTATATCTTCAGTGTTTGTGCTTATGTTTTTCTGTATTGATGGTATGGTCAGTTCGTTCTTCATGCCGGGCAACTTGAAGAGTATGGTGAATTCGCCTACCGTCTCTATTGAGGTAATGCAGTGTGCAATCTTTGAAAGATCTGCAATAAAATGGCATCCTTTTTTGCTAATATCGGTAATGCTCCCCTCTATTAAATTGCCTGAAATTTTTACCTGAGCAGGCAGATGGCAGCTGATTCTCTTGTTGCTTCGCAGGCCAAAGTTCTCAAATCTGGTCGGATAATCAATAAAGATCAGGTGTGCCGGATTGGTAATAAAGCCGAGTATGCGGGAACTGAAGCCAAAGATAGTGCCTTTATGGCGGTATTTAACACTAATCCCGTTTCCTCTGTATAATATGTTTGCCGTAAGTCCCAGCTCATACAAAGGTGGCATCTTGAGAATCACATATTCTCCTTCCTCCATTCCGACGAGTTCGGTTGTCAGCTGTGCTTCAACGCCATTTACCTGGATTCCCATTAAGGTACCTATATTCATAATTTATGTCTGCTCCTTTTTCAAATCCTTCATGCAGCTGTTAGAATCCATTATTCAGAATCCAGAATAGAAGTTGAGCATGGTTCATGTATGAGTTGGCTCAAGTAGCTTACTTATCTCTTCAAGTTGTACATACTACCTTTCCTCCCGAACGTAGCAGTTCCAGCCCCCGTCCGAACAGATTCATCCGGGCGGTGCGGGCGGGTAGTATTTTGCTTTAACGCAGAGGCGCGGAGGACGCAGAGCTTATGCCGCAAAGCTTATATCAAGCTGCGACTGAAAGGAAATTTACTCTAATTTGCTGACTACCCGGCAAATCGCATCGCATAATAAATAATGTTTTCAATTCATAATTCTGAAATCCAAAATCTCAATTCTTCATATTATTTACATCCCATTTGCTGCTAAAACCTTATTTAGGTCATTTGTTTTCAGTGAAGGTGTACCGGCAATGACCTGGCCTAAAATATCCAGTGACAATGGAGAATTAAGAACAAGGATATCCTTATACTCTCTGGATGTCATGAGTGTAGCATTGTTTATCATAGTATCAAGAACTTCATCTGATAATGGACTATTGTTTTGCATGGTCCACTCAAAGGACATCATTATTGTACCTTCATTTATTGCTGCAATAAGTACATTGTCAGACAATGGGTTATTACTCGCTAAGTTTAAGATATTTTCATTGTCACCGGAAGACAATGAAGGATTTCGGTTTATCATTGCGATCAGTACGGCATCTGATAGCGGCGATTCGCTAACAAGATAATTTGCAACATCAGATGAACTATTTGCCGGGTTATTGATGAAGTCTATTAGTGCCTGATCATTAGAGTCAGGGGTAGCAGAACTACAGTCATCATCAATTCCATTGCCGGGTATCTCGGCTATACTGGGGTTGACAGCTGGATTGGCATCATCACAGTCACCCTGGTTCCCGGTAAATCCGTCACCGTCATTGTCTATATCGAGAAGACTGTCTGGGGTTGCAGAGCTGCAGTCATCATCGATTCCGTTACCGGGTATCTCGGCTATACTGGGGTTGACGGCTGGATTGGCATCATCACAGTCACCCTGGTTCCCGGTAAATCCGTCACCGTCATTGTCTATATCGAGAAGACTGTCTGGGGTTGCAGAGCTGCAGTCATCATCGATTCCGTTGCCGGGTATCTCGGCTATACTGGGGTTGACGGCTGGATTGGCATCATCGCAGTCACCCTGGATCTCGGTAAATCCATCACCGTCATCATCTGTATTGAGAAGGCTGTCTGGAGTGGCCGGGTTACAGTCATCATCTTTCCCGTTATCAGGTATCTCTGCCATAGCGGGGTTGACGGCCGGGTTGCCGTCATCGCAGTCACCCTGGTTTCCCGTAAACCCGTCACCATCATTGTCTTCACCCTCATCAGGATCCTCTATGGTGGCAGTCGTTCTGCCGTCAATGGACAACTCCAGCGCTGCGCCGTTATTTCTGTCCAGGACATCAACCGTTCCCGTTATCAGGGTGACGGTAGTGGCCCTGTTTGCATTAACCGTCCCGACCGTAAACCGGGTGCCCCGTACCCCGATAATGGCACTCGGTGTTACCACCTCGAATTTAGAGCCTGCCGTAACCTGGATATCGATTGTCCCCTCGTCTTCAACCCGTATGATGCTGTAGAGTGTCCCGTCTGCCAGCCGAACCGACTGGACGAGGTATGTCCCGTATCCCGACTGGGAGTCGGTGATGGTCACCCTGCTTCCGTCTGAGAAGACCATTTCATCATTTATGCTGCCTATGGTTCTCTCGGCAGAGGTACCGTCGGGCGGTATCTCCTGGCCGTTAACGAGTACGGTATCGATATTGGTGATATTGGTTGCACCTGCACCGAAGAGATTTGTGGCTTTTTTCGCCTCCCTGTGGTGGGGACATCCGATGATGAGTTTGTCAACATCGTAGGGGTCCTTTCGTGCCACATAATAGGGGTCATAGCTTGCAAAGCTGGCGGTGCTGACCGGGTTGTCGTCTTCGGGGCAGAAAAAGGTCTTTTTTTCCGGCACATAGCGGGCAAGTTCGGCAGAGAGGGGGAGGGTATCATTGGAGTCATCCGGGTAGCCGTCCTTCGGGAATTTTCCGTGTTCGTTATAGTAGATCTGCATACCCAGGGAAATCTGTCTCAGGTTGCTCATGCATGCAGTCTGGTGAAATGCAGTGCGTTCCTTGAGGATGGCAACCGTTGCAATGCCGGCCACTATCGCTACGATGGTCATCGTGATCATGATTTCGATGAGCGAGAACCCTTTTTTAGCGCCGGAGAATATGTTTTTCATTATGATAACTCACGTTACTATCCCTTGTTTTGAGAAGTACGATTTGAGATTTATTTTGATGTTTTTAATGAAGCAGTAAATAAAGAAATCAACTCATCTGCTTCTTTAATCAGATCAATTCATATCTTTTTAATACCAGAATCGTAAATAATAATTTTCAGATCTTTGATCATGAAGTAGAGAAATAAAAAAGCAAGAATCGTGCCTTTTAGAAATAAAACCCGCTACCAGTGGTCGTATTCCAGATCTCCGGGGTAACATATCGATGGGAGGCCGCCATATAAAGAGGACCGGTTACAGCTAACTCTTTACTGAATAAGGACGCTCTCGCCGGATCATCCACTACCCTGCAGAATTTTTGTAAACCTCCCATTATCGGTGTAAAAGGGGGAGCAATTACGTTTTTTATCAAAAAGCATTTATTTGCCCGGATTTGTATAATATTTCAACGATTATCTTGACCGCTACAGGGAGTATTAAATGGTTAATTCTGCTTGAGGGGAAGAACAAACGGAAAATAACCCAGAAGACCCTATTTTTTTGCAGGTTCAGCCGATAATGCTACGTATACTCATCTTGTGCCGCACTTCCCGCTTGAAGAGATGAATAGAAAAAAAAGTAAAGGAAAAAGTATTATCAATCAGACAACCCAGTTATTAACGGCTTTATTCTTCTTCCTTGGAGTAGCAGTTACTCCCGTCCATGCAGAAAACCTGATAGATGAGGGTTTTGAGTCAGGGTGGGGTGGATGGAGTGCTGATTGCGGAGTCTGGGAGATAGGTCTGCCCAGATCAGGGCCCGGATACAGCCACGATGGTTCTCTGTGTGCCGGTACGGCCCTCGATGGAAACTATCCTAATAATACAGACAGCCGATTAATCAGTCCGGCAATCACTCTTCCATCTGTTGCGGATCACGAAGAAATCTATCTCGAATTCTGGCACTGGTTTTCTTATCTTAATAACCCGTTTTCTGATGATAAGGGGTATGTGCAGATAAAAGTCTACTATAGTGAAACGGGGAAGTGGTCAGACTGGACAACTCTTGGGAGTACAATAAAGAATACCTCCTCAGTCTGGACATTGAGAAAAGAGGATCTTACGAGATATTCCGGGAAAAAGATACAGATAGCCTTTTATCATAGAGTTGATGATGTGTATACATCAACCGGCTGGTATATTGACAATATTGAGATTTCCGGGCCGGGTGCCTCTTCCCCTGCTTTCTGATATGCGAAAACCGATCTGGTTTTATCTGTTTCTAAAAGCCAAAGCCTGGTTAAAGGTATCCCCGGACAAAAAGCGCCGAGGACTTTCCCCGGTTCGTTTTTTCTCGGATTGTATCCGAAATCCAGTATGAGATGAGTATAAACACCGTATGGGATGGAGGGGAGGAACACGGGAGATTTATCGAGTTTTCCGGGTAAATCTCAAATTGGACATACCCTGTTTCTCCCGCTGTTTTTGGCCTGATAGAGACCTTTATCGGCCCGTACAATAAATCTCTCACCTGTTTCATACCCATCATGGTATTCAGCAACACCAAAACTCGCCGTTACCCTATGGGGTGTTCTGTGATCTCCGAGATAAAATCGATACTGCTCAATGGATTTGCGGATTTTATCTGCAATCTTGACGGCATTGTCACGGTTTGTGCCGGGCAGCATGAGAATGAATTCTTCACCTCCATAACGGCAGGCAACGTCGAGTGTCCGGCTTATAGTGCGTAATATCCTGGACACCGTACATAACACTTCGTCTCCCGCTGCGTGCCCGAAGCTGTCATTAATCTTTTTAAAGAAATCCAGGTCAAACATGATAACCGAAAGATCTTTATTTCTACGGAGTTTTACACTCTTGATCTCGGCATTGAGCATTAATTTGAAATGACCAATATTGTAGAGACCGGTCATATTGTCTTTCGTTGCCAGGTTCGTGAGTCTTCTTTTTTCAATCGTAACAATAATTTGATGATAAACCGTTAAGGCAAAAGAGCTGAAAAAAATGAGAATCAACGGATAAACAAGGCTGATGATTACATTACCATAGGCAAACAGGACTACGGAAGTAATTGTATAACTCAAGGCAAGCGCGATAATGAGAAGAAGAGTGTTAAAATATCCAAAACGCTGAGTAATGAGAAAAATCAGCCCGCTCAGGCACCAGATTATCAGGAGATTTTCAAAATCACCGGTGGTGCTCAGGAATTCTCTTTGAAGGAGGGAATTGGTAACCGTTGCATTGATGCCCACTGAAGGATAGGCGGGTTCCAGAGGGATGGAACGGATATCATGGAGCCCTGTCGCCGTAACACCTACAATACAGAGTGAATCTTTAAACATCTCCATCGGTATCAGGGTTTTCCGGCCCTGCAACCATTGAGAATAGGCAACCATGACATCATTGTAGGATAGGTGAGAAAAAGTTTCCGTCCACCTGCCGGCCCAGTTAATGATCATATCACCCTCTTTTGTCAAAGGGATTTTCAGGGGCTTTTCGCCTGGTAGGGGAACCTGGAGAAAATTGCTGCCGGTTTTCATATCCTCTGGATCAATACCGTAGTAATCGAGTGCC is drawn from Candidatus Scalindua sp. and contains these coding sequences:
- the tadA gene encoding Flp pilus assembly complex ATPase component TadA; amino-acid sequence: MSIKEVRKKLFGQILLEKRLVNEIQIEKALEMQQLNGKSLGKTLVESGVTSHQLILEALSDYLDMEVVDLRRVELKPDIIEKIPPSIAQLYRVLPIAYDGYTLSLAQEEPLNMEQMDDLRFLLKYNLKAVLAEQELISNCLDRYYPGEHESIEELMDTFEHYTPEKKMSKTKESQEIGDLEDLVDNAPVKSFVNLILLQAISDKASDIHFETFENEFHVRFRVDGMLLDEIPVPPHFANGIVSRLKVMGNMDIAEKRVPQDGHAHVTIRGHHVDIRISTLPTKHGESIVLRILDKNSVSLDLTQLGLNYQDLNTIKQLMKKTYGIILVTGPTGSGKTTTLYAALNFVRCSGIKIITTEDPVEYDIDGITQVQIHSEIGVTFANSLRAILRQDPDIILMGEIRDLETVEVAMHASLTGHLVLSTLHTNDAPSTITRLINMGVKPYLITASLTAVINQRLVRKLCPECREEYMPDRNIIKKLHIPESVLGKKQFYREKGCGKCNNTGYKGRLSILEIMTINDEICSHIIQQSSTETIRKIARRSGMKTLLESGLNAIYNGQTTIKEVMREVA
- the tadA gene encoding Flp pilus assembly complex ATPase component TadA; translated protein: MKTTRKAIGQILKEKGFITQEQLDKALEQQKMLSARLGDVIIKMGFANAEHITNCLAEQFDYKVVDPLAIAIPDDVINIIKKDIVKQYNIIPIARQNGLLIVATSDPLDINTQENLRFILDYDIECVLATSDNIENAIKKYYEKNTELMLGDICNDLKGLALKASQNSHFGAEGLDDSESPIVRLVMHIFKEAVKTRTSDIHIEPLSTNINIRFRIDGVCHDMHTITKNVHEALVCRIKILSNMDITETRKPQDGRISVNVEGKQTDIRVSTIPSTCGESITMRLLDKSSSLIQLNNVGLSEHNHRHVKELLSRPNGIILITGPTGSGKTTTLYAAINEINPKQYKIITVEDPIEYDLRGINQCEVKEKVGLTFSKILRSMLRQDPNVIVVGEIRDIETAEIAVSTSLTGHLVLSTLHTNDAPSAITRLTEMGIKPFLLSASINAILAQRLVRVICPSCKVPQNMEKESLNDLGFTTEDFDGSLSFHGQGCNYCNNTGYFGRVGIFEFLSLTPELREAIHRKVPTNELRKIAHSEGMTTLKEDGLRLVRAGITTLEEIKRVSND
- a CDS encoding diguanylate cyclase, whose product is MNDKVLFVDDEPNILMSYKRMLKKLFSIDTALGSEQGLTKVANDGVFSVVVSDLQMPVMNGLQFLSSVKEINPDCACIILTGKAELQKAIDAVNQGNIFRFLTKPCDPKTLIAAINDGIEYNKQSLLEREHDKKNLRLSITDALTGCFNRTYMNAHLNNEIKRARRYRHSLSIIMCDIDNFKKINDTHGHVTGDQVLILFAQTINDTIRQGLDWLVRYGGEEFLLVLPEIGIEGASFLAKRICENIAQKTMRIEEKEIQVTASFGLAGFTPDTPQENSSPEFLITAADTVLYQAKTQGKNRVIVH
- a CDS encoding flagellar brake protein; amino-acid sequence: MNIGTLMGIQVNGVEAQLTTELVGMEEGEYVILKMPPLYELGLTANILYRGNGISVKYRHKGTIFGFSSRILGFITNPAHLIFIDYPTRFENFGLRSNKRISCHLPAQVKISGNLIEGSITDISKKGCHFIADLSKIAHCITSIETVGEFTILFKLPGMKNELTIPSIQKNISTNTEDIGLGIEFIHMDIDTKAILSGFLLKAEESLSAPGD
- a CDS encoding FecR domain-containing protein codes for the protein MKNIFSGAKKGFSLIEIMITMTIVAIVAGIATVAILKERTAFHQTACMSNLRQISLGMQIYYNEHGKFPKDGYPDDSNDTLPLSAELARYVPEKKTFFCPEDDNPVSTASFASYDPYYVARKDPYDVDKLIIGCPHHREAKKATNLFGAGATNITNIDTVLVNGQEIPPDGTSAERTIGSINDEMVFSDGSRVTITDSQSGYGTYLVQSVRLADGTLYSIIRVEDEGTIDIQVTAGSKFEVVTPSAIIGVRGTRFTVGTVNANRATTVTLITGTVDVLDRNNGAALELSIDGRTTATIEDPDEGEDNDGDGFTGNQGDCDDGNPAVNPAMAEIPDNGKDDDCNPATPDSLLNTDDDGDGFTEIQGDCDDANPAVNPSIAEIPGNGIDDDCSSATPDSLLDIDNDGDGFTGNQGDCDDANPAVNPSIAEIPGNGIDDDCSSATPDSLLDIDNDGDGFTGNQGDCDDANPAVNPSIAEIPGNGIDDDCSSATPDSNDQALIDFINNPANSSSDVANYLVSESPLSDAVLIAMINRNPSLSSGDNENILNLASNNPLSDNVLIAAINEGTIMMSFEWTMQNNSPLSDEVLDTMINNATLMTSREYKDILVLNSPLSLDILGQVIAGTPSLKTNDLNKVLAANGM
- a CDS encoding choice-of-anchor J domain-containing protein produces the protein MNRKKSKGKSIINQTTQLLTALFFFLGVAVTPVHAENLIDEGFESGWGGWSADCGVWEIGLPRSGPGYSHDGSLCAGTALDGNYPNNTDSRLISPAITLPSVADHEEIYLEFWHWFSYLNNPFSDDKGYVQIKVYYSETGKWSDWTTLGSTIKNTSSVWTLRKEDLTRYSGKKIQIAFYHRVDDVYTSTGWYIDNIEISGPGASSPAF
- a CDS encoding diguanylate cyclase, with product MPKFLLPIGRFFIHVKSYLMREENLFVSKIFVVLLVAAISTFFYLAGTFDTVENMSLDQRFKYRTTLPVHPKIIIIEIAEDSIKELGRWPWNRERHAALTKAMSDWGVKALAFDILFPETSTDESDTVFAQGMKEAGNVYLPVAFQDLHAIRGNNIIQPIPLFENAAKTEGHISVQPDSDGLVRRIKLRVQYKNRSYYQLGLVLALDYYGIDPEDMKTGSNFLQVPLPGEKPLKIPLTKEGDMIINWAGRWTETFSHLSYNDVMVAYSQWLQGRKTLIPMEMFKDSLCIVGVTATGLHDIRSIPLEPAYPSVGINATVTNSLLQREFLSTTGDFENLLIIWCLSGLIFLITQRFGYFNTLLLIIALALSYTITSVVLFAYGNVIISLVYPLILIFFSSFALTVYHQIIVTIEKRRLTNLATKDNMTGLYNIGHFKLMLNAEIKSVKLRRNKDLSVIMFDLDFFKKINDSFGHAAGDEVLCTVSRILRTISRTLDVACRYGGEEFILMLPGTNRDNAVKIADKIRKSIEQYRFYLGDHRTPHRVTASFGVAEYHDGYETGERFIVRADKGLYQAKNSGRNRVCPI